In Kangiella koreensis DSM 16069, a single window of DNA contains:
- a CDS encoding ribose-phosphate pyrophosphokinase, which produces MSDLMLFSGNATPDLAKRISDYLNVPLGKAHTERFSDGECSVEILENVRGKDVFIIQSTCAPTNDNLMELIIMADALKRASAKRITAVIPYYGYARQDRRVRSARVPISAKVVADMISGVGFDRVLTVDLHADQIQGFFNIPVDNVYATPVLLEHIQSNIAGKNLMVVSPDVGGVVRARAIAKRLDDADLSIIDKRRPRANEVSVMNIIGDVTGRDCVIVDDMVDTAGTLCQAAQALKDHGAKSVFAYATHAVLSGKAISNISGSSLDRLVVANTIPLSEEAQKCDRIEILDLAPLLGESIRRVNTEESISTMFLD; this is translated from the coding sequence ATGTCTGATTTAATGCTTTTCAGTGGTAATGCCACACCTGATCTCGCTAAACGAATTTCCGATTACTTAAACGTGCCACTTGGTAAAGCGCATACCGAACGCTTTAGCGATGGCGAATGCAGCGTCGAAATTCTAGAAAACGTTCGTGGTAAAGACGTTTTCATTATTCAATCTACTTGCGCACCAACTAACGATAACCTGATGGAATTGATCATCATGGCCGACGCACTCAAGCGTGCATCTGCCAAGCGTATCACCGCAGTGATCCCTTACTATGGTTATGCACGTCAAGATCGTCGCGTACGCTCAGCGCGTGTTCCAATCAGCGCCAAAGTAGTTGCCGACATGATCAGCGGCGTCGGTTTTGACCGAGTTCTAACGGTTGACCTACACGCAGACCAGATTCAAGGCTTCTTCAATATTCCAGTAGACAACGTCTACGCCACTCCAGTACTTCTCGAACACATCCAATCCAATATCGCTGGCAAAAACCTGATGGTTGTCTCGCCAGACGTTGGCGGTGTGGTTCGTGCACGCGCAATCGCTAAGCGCCTCGACGACGCCGACCTATCGATTATCGATAAACGTCGCCCACGCGCCAACGAAGTCAGCGTCATGAACATCATTGGTGATGTCACTGGACGTGATTGTGTGATTGTCGATGACATGGTCGACACCGCCGGCACACTTTGCCAGGCAGCACAGGCGCTTAAAGACCACGGTGCCAAAAGCGTATTCGCCTACGCAACCCATGCAGTCCTCTCCGGCAAAGCCATCAGCAACATCAGCGGCTCAAGCCTCGACCGTCTGGTCGTCGCCAACACCATCCCGCTTTCCGAAGAAGCCCAAAAATGCGATCGCATTGAAATCCTCGACCTGGCACCACTATTGGGCGAATCAATTCGACGCGTTAATACCGAAGAATCTATCTCAACCATGTTTCTAGACTAA
- the ispE gene encoding 4-(cytidine 5'-diphospho)-2-C-methyl-D-erythritol kinase — MSFTRATGSLNDQGYSYWPSPAKLNLELRVLGQRADGYHELQTLFQLLDFGDDLWIKPNDTGELTLVSEYNEVPSEQNLVIKAARILQPFCKNSAKSPHGADIKLTKRLPSGAGLGGGSSNAATTLVALNQLWNLHLDQQQLIDLGRQLGADVPVFVNGHSAWAEGIGELLTNTDIPEKWYLIVYPNVHVNTGKIFSHSALTRNDKPIKLRATREGSLPEVGYNAMQTLVLELYPEIKEAFEHLSQYGKVMLTGTGSCLFLTFDNEREVRKIAALCKQRWLTLEARGINASPLIK; from the coding sequence ATGAGCTTCACCCGTGCAACCGGTAGCCTCAATGATCAGGGCTACAGCTATTGGCCCTCGCCGGCCAAACTCAACTTAGAGTTGCGAGTGTTAGGTCAACGCGCCGACGGTTACCACGAACTGCAAACCCTGTTTCAATTATTAGATTTCGGCGACGATCTCTGGATTAAACCTAACGATACCGGCGAACTGACTCTGGTCAGCGAATACAACGAAGTCCCCAGCGAACAGAACCTGGTCATAAAAGCTGCCCGAATCTTGCAGCCTTTTTGCAAAAACTCAGCCAAAAGCCCCCACGGCGCAGATATTAAACTGACCAAGCGATTGCCCTCCGGTGCAGGCCTTGGCGGCGGCAGTTCCAATGCCGCTACCACCTTAGTTGCTCTTAATCAGTTATGGAATCTGCATCTCGATCAGCAGCAATTAATCGATCTAGGTCGTCAATTGGGTGCAGATGTGCCAGTTTTCGTCAATGGTCATAGCGCCTGGGCGGAAGGGATTGGCGAACTTTTAACCAACACCGACATACCCGAAAAGTGGTATCTCATTGTCTATCCAAACGTTCATGTGAACACCGGCAAAATTTTTTCACATTCAGCGTTGACAAGAAACGACAAACCCATTAAATTACGCGCCACTCGCGAAGGGAGTTTGCCTGAAGTTGGTTACAACGCCATGCAAACACTGGTTCTCGAACTTTATCCGGAGATAAAAGAAGCCTTTGAGCATCTGTCTCAATACGGAAAAGTGATGCTAACCGGAACCGGAAGTTGTCTCTTCTTAACCTTTGACAACGAGCGAGAAGTCCGTAAAATAGCCGCTCTGTGCAAGCAGCGCTGGCTAACTTTAGAAGCTAGAGGTATCAACGCCTCCCCGCTGATAAAGTAA
- the lolB gene encoding lipoprotein insertase outer membrane protein LolB, with protein MSLLSRALFISLALLLTACETLPEKQDTTVWNDPLWQKQYQALKTIKGFTTQGRIGITQPDDSFSSSIMWKQQSRDTLTIRMYGTFGTTYALLDITPELTVLKTGDEQHFEGYSAEQLLYDVLGWNLPIHYLQDWVLGLPTGIHRDDLKINADGTLQEINYQDYQVLFQKYDTHPWQHGHSISLPQKIRITQGDNKIILSLRSWDLTL; from the coding sequence ATGAGTTTATTATCGCGCGCCCTATTCATCAGTCTTGCATTATTACTGACCGCCTGCGAAACCTTGCCCGAAAAGCAGGACACCACTGTCTGGAATGACCCTCTATGGCAAAAACAATATCAAGCGCTGAAAACCATTAAAGGCTTTACGACTCAAGGCCGCATCGGCATTACCCAGCCCGATGACAGCTTCTCCAGCAGCATCATGTGGAAACAACAATCGCGCGACACCTTGACCATTCGCATGTACGGTACTTTCGGCACCACCTACGCGCTACTGGATATCACGCCCGAATTAACCGTCCTCAAAACCGGTGACGAACAGCATTTCGAAGGCTATAGCGCCGAACAGCTTTTATACGATGTATTGGGCTGGAACCTGCCCATTCATTATTTGCAGGACTGGGTATTGGGTTTACCAACCGGCATCCATCGCGACGATCTGAAAATCAACGCCGACGGCACCCTGCAGGAAATCAATTATCAGGACTATCAGGTCTTATTCCAAAAATACGACACCCATCCCTGGCAGCATGGCCACAGCATCTCCCTGCCGCAAAAAATTAGAATCACACAGGGCGACAACAAGATCATATTGTCATTACGCAGCTGGGATCTGACCCTATGA
- a CDS encoding tetratricopeptide repeat protein, with product MNKRFYILLLQWLAALLLLAACSSKQPMVAEKDPEPAHDHATYPDISHMSADQRSQLYFSILLANIASQQNLEDIAQSNFLDSAERTGSIALARRAAVVALEKHNYQQVNYALSIWLKHSPEDPDAHKVKMLTAVATEDYATANDELHLLLKLLPPSQDEQLYQLTQVTTYQDNADFIHYFNQESERLNHPVLKALEAYLLLNSHNPSFYQARIHRLLDEVLSENDEFLSAIELKGEALALESSEKRADYLINVVESKRLNSKQTFELGELLYTQKNYSGAILAFQQVLSKEPKNYQAQFLMAGSQYAIEAYEQSSNNFWQLARKNFKKDITSYYCADSALRNKDPVRAISCYEMVPPGNYFYTARTRLAHLLHEQGNWQYAMKSLQQAQQMVSLQEKQRLLQFEISFLTQIQQYELAAQRIESALQVEPNKTSLYYQKLQLLNQIQSVDEMIDSINQLRAQAGDEQLHKEITIIGARMLQARHSHLSAYLLLEKEVEQFPNDLDLLYVKALAGEPLGYFQQMEQDLRTILSIKPDHHDAMNALGYTLADMNRSLDEAQRLVEAAYQHDPENSAVLDSMGWVQYRLGNLKKALEFLQMAYQKQPLPEVAAHLGEVLWVMNEKEKATEVWQRALRQNPNNRYLMEVLQRFPEAQDAG from the coding sequence ATGAATAAGCGTTTTTATATCCTTCTTTTACAATGGCTCGCCGCACTGCTCCTGTTAGCCGCCTGTTCCAGCAAGCAGCCCATGGTAGCGGAAAAAGATCCGGAACCGGCCCACGACCACGCGACCTATCCTGATATTTCTCATATGTCAGCGGATCAGCGCAGCCAACTGTATTTCAGTATTCTGCTGGCTAATATTGCCTCTCAGCAGAACCTTGAGGATATTGCGCAAAGCAACTTTTTAGACTCAGCCGAACGCACCGGCAGTATTGCTTTAGCTCGTCGCGCGGCAGTCGTCGCACTGGAAAAACACAACTATCAGCAAGTCAATTACGCGTTGAGTATCTGGCTTAAACATTCGCCCGAAGATCCCGATGCTCATAAAGTCAAAATGCTAACCGCAGTCGCCACAGAAGATTACGCCACCGCTAATGACGAATTACACCTGCTACTGAAACTTCTACCGCCATCGCAAGATGAACAGCTTTACCAACTGACACAGGTTACCACCTATCAGGACAATGCTGACTTCATTCACTATTTCAATCAGGAATCTGAACGTCTCAACCATCCCGTGTTAAAAGCACTTGAGGCCTATCTTTTACTCAACAGCCACAACCCATCGTTTTATCAAGCTCGCATCCATCGACTGCTGGATGAGGTGTTATCAGAAAATGATGAATTCCTGTCAGCCATCGAATTGAAAGGCGAAGCCCTGGCGCTGGAATCGAGCGAGAAACGCGCTGACTATTTAATCAATGTAGTAGAAAGTAAACGTCTCAACAGCAAACAAACCTTTGAGCTGGGCGAACTGCTGTATACCCAAAAAAATTACAGCGGTGCCATACTGGCTTTTCAGCAAGTACTGAGCAAAGAGCCTAAAAATTACCAGGCGCAATTCTTAATGGCTGGCAGCCAATATGCAATAGAAGCCTATGAACAAAGTTCGAATAACTTCTGGCAACTTGCGCGTAAAAACTTCAAAAAAGACATAACCAGCTATTATTGCGCCGACTCAGCATTACGTAACAAAGATCCGGTTCGCGCCATTAGCTGTTACGAAATGGTGCCTCCGGGTAATTATTTTTATACCGCCCGTACTCGCCTGGCGCACCTGCTGCATGAACAGGGCAATTGGCAATATGCCATGAAAAGCCTGCAACAGGCTCAACAGATGGTCAGCCTGCAGGAAAAACAACGTCTGCTACAGTTTGAGATCAGCTTTTTGACTCAGATTCAGCAATACGAACTTGCAGCTCAACGCATTGAAAGCGCTTTGCAGGTCGAACCCAACAAAACCTCTCTTTATTACCAGAAACTACAACTGCTCAATCAGATCCAGTCAGTCGATGAAATGATTGACTCGATCAACCAGCTTCGAGCCCAGGCAGGCGACGAACAACTGCACAAAGAAATCACCATAATTGGTGCACGCATGTTGCAAGCACGCCACAGCCACCTGTCTGCTTATCTGTTGCTGGAAAAAGAAGTCGAGCAATTCCCGAATGATCTTGACCTGTTGTACGTCAAAGCTTTAGCAGGAGAGCCTTTGGGTTATTTCCAACAAATGGAGCAGGATCTGCGCACCATTCTATCTATTAAGCCGGATCATCATGATGCCATGAACGCTCTGGGCTATACGCTGGCCGATATGAACCGCTCTCTGGATGAAGCGCAACGTTTGGTGGAAGCCGCTTACCAGCATGATCCCGAAAACAGCGCCGTTCTCGACTCCATGGGCTGGGTGCAATACCGCCTGGGCAATCTAAAAAAAGCACTCGAATTTCTGCAGATGGCCTATCAAAAGCAACCCTTACCCGAAGTTGCCGCCCATTTAGGCGAAGTCCTATGGGTCATGAACGAAAAGGAAAAAGCCACTGAAGTGTGGCAAAGAGCCCTGCGCCAGAATCCAAACAATCGTTACTTAATGGAAGTCCTACAACGCTTCCCTGAAGCCCAAGACGCTGGATAA
- the hemA gene encoding glutamyl-tRNA reductase: protein MSLIALGINHKTASLAVREKVAFADHELGEIMAELAEALHQCEVAVLSTCNRVEFYVSSDNQTPEQLREQLLHWLQVKKQLHEDLHSAVYCHDEEKAVLHLMRVASGLDSMVLGEPQILGQLKASYQKARRAGTINQVMERLFQKTFSAAKRVRHETDIGTNPVSVAYAAVSLAKHVFADFSKLTVMYVGAGETIELAARHLQQQGVGKMIMANRTLANAQKLAKEFEGKAIGLEAIPHYLSQADIVISSTGSMLPIIGKGMVEQAVKERRRRSMFMVDLAVPRDIESSVGKLDDVYLYTVDDLEGVIQENMQARQEAAAEAEHILRHFSDEFRQWQLGRQKHDTVRELQQKYSDVAQNELQRAKAQLANDGDPEQVMEQLAHRLTKKFLHQPLVWLRNEDDEVDTHEVLRKLFDLEDDN from the coding sequence ATGTCATTGATTGCATTAGGAATTAACCATAAAACTGCCTCTTTAGCTGTGCGCGAAAAAGTTGCGTTCGCTGATCATGAGTTAGGCGAAATCATGGCTGAACTGGCGGAAGCTCTGCATCAGTGCGAAGTAGCGGTTTTATCGACCTGTAATCGAGTCGAATTTTATGTGTCGAGCGATAATCAAACTCCTGAACAGCTAAGAGAACAGCTGTTGCATTGGCTGCAAGTTAAAAAGCAGTTGCATGAAGATTTGCACTCGGCGGTTTATTGCCACGATGAAGAGAAGGCGGTGCTGCACCTGATGCGCGTTGCCAGTGGTCTGGATTCGATGGTGCTGGGCGAGCCGCAAATTTTGGGCCAGCTTAAAGCCAGTTATCAGAAAGCGCGTCGCGCTGGCACCATTAATCAGGTCATGGAGCGTTTATTCCAGAAGACTTTTTCGGCAGCCAAGCGAGTTCGTCATGAAACCGATATCGGAACCAATCCAGTGTCGGTTGCCTATGCGGCGGTCAGTTTAGCAAAGCATGTTTTTGCAGATTTTTCTAAGCTAACAGTGATGTATGTGGGCGCTGGTGAAACTATTGAATTAGCTGCTCGTCATTTGCAGCAGCAAGGCGTTGGTAAGATGATTATGGCTAACCGAACGCTGGCCAATGCACAAAAATTGGCGAAAGAGTTTGAAGGCAAGGCGATTGGCCTTGAGGCCATTCCTCATTATCTGTCACAAGCGGATATCGTAATTTCGTCAACCGGTAGCATGTTGCCTATTATTGGCAAAGGCATGGTTGAGCAGGCGGTTAAAGAACGTCGTCGCAGAAGTATGTTTATGGTCGATTTGGCGGTGCCACGCGATATTGAAAGCTCGGTTGGCAAGCTGGATGATGTTTACCTTTATACGGTCGATGATCTGGAAGGTGTGATTCAGGAAAATATGCAGGCGCGGCAAGAAGCGGCTGCAGAAGCTGAGCATATTTTGCGGCATTTCAGCGACGAGTTTCGTCAGTGGCAACTGGGTCGACAAAAACACGATACGGTTCGTGAGTTGCAACAGAAATATTCGGATGTTGCGCAGAATGAATTGCAACGTGCTAAAGCGCAACTTGCCAATGACGGCGATCCTGAGCAGGTTATGGAACAGTTAGCGCATCGCCTGACGAAAAAGTTTTTGCACCAGCCATTGGTCTGGTTACGTAATGAAGATGATGAAGTGGATACCCATGAGGTGCTCCGCAAGTTATTCGATTTAGAAGACGATAATTAA
- the prfA gene encoding peptide chain release factor 1, translated as MLQDSIIEKLQGLVDRHEEISALLGDPDVIGDQNKFRDLSKEYSQLEEVVNTFQRYEEAEESLKAAEEMLKDEDPDMREMAQEELKDAKGQIELLEVEMQKLLLPRDPNDDKNTFLEIRAGTGGDEAAIFAGDLFRMYSKYAEKKRWQVEVISQSDGEHGGYKEIIVRISGDSVYSHLKFESGAHRVQRVPETESQGRIHTSACTVAVMPEADELDAIEINPADLKIDTFRASGAGGQHVNKTDSAIRITHLPTGVVVECQDERSQHKNKAKAMSVLQARLTAAEQAKAQSEQTEMRRNLVGTGDRSDRIRTYNFPQGRMTDHRINLTLYKLDEIMEGDIDQIVGPLIQEHQADQLAALSGQSS; from the coding sequence ATGTTACAAGATTCGATTATTGAAAAATTACAAGGTCTGGTCGATCGCCACGAAGAAATTAGTGCTTTGCTGGGCGATCCGGATGTGATCGGTGATCAAAATAAATTCCGCGACCTGTCAAAAGAGTATTCTCAGCTTGAAGAGGTGGTGAACACCTTTCAGCGCTATGAAGAAGCGGAAGAAAGCCTTAAAGCTGCTGAAGAGATGCTTAAGGATGAAGACCCGGATATGCGTGAAATGGCACAGGAAGAGTTGAAAGACGCAAAAGGCCAGATTGAACTGCTCGAAGTAGAGATGCAAAAACTTCTGCTACCGCGCGATCCCAATGATGACAAAAATACCTTCCTTGAAATTCGTGCCGGAACCGGTGGTGATGAAGCGGCGATATTCGCCGGTGATTTGTTCCGCATGTACAGCAAATATGCCGAGAAAAAACGCTGGCAGGTTGAAGTGATCAGCCAGAGTGACGGCGAACATGGTGGCTATAAAGAAATCATTGTGCGCATTAGTGGTGATAGCGTTTACTCGCATCTGAAATTCGAGTCGGGTGCTCATCGTGTGCAACGTGTTCCTGAAACCGAATCGCAAGGTCGTATTCACACTTCAGCTTGTACCGTGGCGGTAATGCCGGAAGCGGATGAATTGGACGCGATTGAAATTAATCCTGCTGATTTAAAAATTGATACCTTCCGTGCCTCAGGTGCGGGTGGTCAGCACGTCAACAAAACTGACTCGGCGATTCGTATTACCCACTTGCCAACAGGCGTTGTGGTCGAGTGTCAGGATGAGCGTTCTCAGCACAAAAACAAAGCCAAAGCGATGTCGGTATTGCAAGCTCGTTTGACCGCTGCGGAACAGGCCAAAGCTCAATCGGAACAAACCGAAATGCGTCGCAATCTGGTCGGAACGGGTGATCGTTCGGATCGCATTCGCACTTACAACTTCCCGCAAGGGCGCATGACTGACCACCGCATTAATCTGACGTTATATAAGCTGGATGAAATCATGGAAGGCGATATCGATCAGATTGTTGGCCCGCTTATTCAGGAGCATCAGGCCGATCAGTTGGCAGCATTGTCAGGACAAAGTTCATAA
- the prmC gene encoding peptide chain release factor N(5)-glutamine methyltransferase, translated as MKALSVAQALLWAKEQLRARQQLEAYDEAALDAEILLAFAIDKNRTWLKTWPEYLLSEDQKSCFEDFISRRRQGEPTAYIIGEQEFWSLTLNVTRDTLIPRPETEMLVEQALLRIPSDESYSIVDLGTGSGAIALAIASERPQATVWALDMSELALKVAQANAESNQIDNVTFEQGSWLSNWLHGKLDMIVSNPPYVAPNDPHLADLVYEPVTALVAEDKGLSDIRQITQQATEHLKPDGYLLFEHGYDQGQAVREILQQTGFEQIETIKDYAGLDRVTLGLYSKD; from the coding sequence ATGAAAGCGCTAAGCGTTGCCCAGGCCTTGCTTTGGGCAAAAGAGCAGCTCCGGGCCAGGCAGCAACTCGAAGCATATGATGAGGCTGCGTTAGATGCAGAAATTTTGTTGGCTTTTGCCATCGACAAAAATCGAACCTGGCTGAAAACATGGCCAGAGTATCTCCTTTCCGAAGACCAGAAATCCTGTTTTGAAGACTTTATCAGCCGGCGTCGCCAAGGTGAGCCAACGGCTTATATCATTGGTGAACAAGAGTTCTGGTCTCTGACTCTGAATGTGACTCGCGATACTTTGATTCCGCGCCCGGAAACTGAAATGCTGGTTGAGCAGGCGCTATTAAGAATTCCCTCTGACGAGAGTTATTCTATTGTTGATCTCGGCACCGGAAGCGGAGCAATAGCCTTGGCGATAGCCAGCGAACGACCGCAGGCGACTGTGTGGGCATTGGATATGAGTGAGCTTGCCTTAAAAGTTGCTCAAGCGAATGCTGAAAGTAATCAGATCGATAATGTTACCTTTGAACAGGGTAGTTGGTTAAGCAATTGGCTACATGGCAAGCTGGATATGATTGTCAGTAACCCTCCTTATGTTGCCCCTAACGATCCGCACTTGGCAGATTTAGTGTATGAGCCTGTGACCGCACTGGTTGCCGAAGATAAGGGTTTGTCAGATATTCGACAAATCACCCAGCAGGCAACCGAGCATTTAAAGCCTGATGGCTATTTATTGTTTGAGCATGGCTATGACCAGGGACAGGCCGTTCGCGAAATATTGCAGCAGACTGGATTTGAACAGATTGAGACCATTAAAGATTACGCTGGACTGGATCGAGTGACCTTAGGTTTATACTCAAAAGATTAA
- a CDS encoding rod shape-determining protein, which yields MFNKLRGLFSTDLSIDLGTANTLIYVRDQGIVLNEPSVVAIRQERAGGAKSIAAVGEAAKRMLGRTPGNIVAIRPLKDGVIADFEVTEKMLQHFIRKVHDNTFFRPSPRVLICVPCGSTQVERRAIKESAIGAGARDVFLIEEPVAAAVGAGLPVGEARGSMVVDIGGGTTEIAILSLNGVVYSDSVRIGGDRFDEAIIEYIRRNYGTVIGEATAERIKHEIGTAYPGTEVRELDVRGRNLAEGIPRSFTINSNEVLEALQNPLHGIVRAVKAVLEQSPPELASDISERGMVLTGGGALIRDIDRLLMEETGLPVIVAEDPLTCVARGGGKVLETIDEHGGDLFSYD from the coding sequence ATGTTTAATAAATTACGTGGTTTATTTTCAACCGACCTGTCGATTGATTTGGGGACTGCCAACACTTTGATTTACGTTCGTGACCAGGGTATCGTTTTGAATGAGCCTTCTGTGGTTGCGATTCGTCAGGAACGTGCTGGCGGGGCAAAGTCAATTGCGGCAGTTGGTGAAGCTGCTAAGCGCATGTTGGGTCGTACACCGGGCAATATCGTTGCCATCCGTCCTTTGAAAGATGGTGTGATTGCGGATTTTGAAGTGACTGAAAAAATGCTTCAACATTTTATTCGCAAAGTTCATGACAACACCTTCTTCCGTCCAAGCCCTCGAGTTCTTATTTGTGTTCCTTGCGGTTCAACTCAAGTTGAGCGTCGTGCGATTAAAGAATCAGCGATCGGTGCTGGTGCGCGTGATGTGTTCTTGATTGAAGAACCAGTTGCGGCCGCAGTTGGTGCAGGTTTGCCAGTCGGCGAAGCACGCGGTTCGATGGTAGTGGATATTGGTGGTGGTACTACTGAGATTGCTATCCTGTCATTAAATGGTGTGGTTTATTCTGATTCGGTACGCATTGGTGGTGACCGTTTTGATGAAGCAATCATCGAATACATTCGTCGTAACTACGGCACCGTTATTGGTGAAGCTACCGCAGAGCGTATTAAGCATGAAATTGGTACTGCTTATCCAGGCACTGAAGTTCGCGAGTTGGACGTCCGTGGTCGAAACCTGGCAGAAGGTATTCCAAGAAGCTTTACCATCAATAGCAACGAAGTCTTAGAAGCATTACAGAATCCATTGCACGGCATCGTGCGAGCGGTAAAAGCAGTTCTCGAGCAGTCGCCTCCTGAGTTAGCTTCGGATATTTCTGAACGTGGTATGGTGTTAACTGGTGGTGGTGCATTGATTCGCGATATCGATCGCTTATTGATGGAAGAAACCGGTTTACCGGTCATTGTTGCTGAAGATCCATTGACCTGTGTTGCTCGTGGTGGTGGCAAAGTTCTTGAAACAATCGATGAGCATGGCGGCGATTTATTCTCATACGATTGA
- the mreC gene encoding rod shape-determining protein MreC yields MKNLFTRGPSLVLQLIITLLLACVLMVLDYRYGYLTSARKASATFLSPLYYLANLPNEIAAWADNNIISRNDLIDQNRQLKDEVLILKAQNQRLIGLESENARLRSLLGSSRSFRGKRLIAEVLNIDSQRFSNELLLNKGSTNEVFVGQPVVDSEGVMGQIVEVSLTTSRMILLNDQKHAIPIRNDRNGVRAIAQGDGQLLFLRHLPNTTDIREGDLLLSSGLGEKFPDGYPVAKVISVTKQSSQPYAQIIAEPTANINTANHVLLLWPYMPSIDDLDENQIESSEK; encoded by the coding sequence ATTAAGAATCTATTTACGCGAGGACCATCGTTAGTTTTGCAGCTGATTATTACGCTGTTGCTTGCGTGTGTCTTGATGGTTCTGGACTACCGTTATGGCTATTTAACTAGCGCGCGTAAAGCGAGCGCTACTTTTCTTTCGCCTTTGTATTATCTTGCTAATTTACCGAATGAGATTGCTGCTTGGGCAGATAACAATATTATCAGTCGAAATGATCTGATTGACCAAAACCGTCAGCTTAAAGATGAGGTTTTGATCCTGAAGGCACAAAACCAGCGCCTGATTGGTCTTGAATCTGAAAATGCACGTCTACGTTCATTATTAGGATCATCGCGTTCTTTTCGCGGTAAACGGTTAATTGCGGAAGTCTTGAATATTGATAGCCAGCGCTTCTCTAATGAACTGTTGTTAAACAAGGGATCTACAAACGAAGTTTTTGTGGGGCAGCCTGTGGTGGATTCCGAAGGGGTCATGGGGCAGATTGTAGAAGTTTCTTTGACTACCAGCCGAATGATTTTGTTAAATGATCAAAAGCATGCTATTCCGATTCGAAATGATCGCAATGGTGTTCGAGCCATCGCACAAGGCGACGGGCAATTATTATTCCTGCGACACCTGCCTAACACAACTGACATCCGTGAAGGTGATTTGTTATTAAGCTCAGGCTTGGGCGAGAAGTTTCCCGATGGTTACCCGGTTGCTAAAGTGATTTCAGTGACAAAACAATCTTCTCAACCTTATGCGCAGATTATTGCTGAACCGACGGCCAATATTAATACCGCTAATCATGTTCTATTGTTATGGCCTTACATGCCATCCATTGATGACCTTGACGAAAACCAAATAGAGTCATCGGAGAAATAA
- the mreD gene encoding rod shape-determining protein MreD, translating into MKTMKNEVKHGTWVIILSLIIGMILDIFPLPETWQPFRPSFTFLIFSYWVIALPHRIGLLWAFITGLALDALLGTTLGLHCFSLAVLTFILQLNHQRLRLFPLWKQALTLIFLSVIYFAIVLWLARLTGKPESDSWYWIATLTNGLLWPWLFVLLRDIRRYFHVV; encoded by the coding sequence ATGAAAACGATGAAGAATGAAGTTAAACACGGAACCTGGGTCATTATACTGAGCCTGATCATTGGTATGATTCTGGATATCTTCCCGTTGCCAGAAACCTGGCAGCCATTTAGACCGAGCTTTACCTTTTTAATATTTAGTTATTGGGTTATTGCGCTTCCGCATCGAATTGGTTTGTTGTGGGCATTTATTACAGGTTTGGCGCTTGATGCCTTGCTAGGTACAACTTTGGGTTTACACTGTTTTTCGCTGGCCGTATTGACCTTTATTCTTCAACTGAATCATCAGCGCCTTCGCTTATTTCCATTATGGAAACAAGCATTGACCCTAATCTTTTTGAGCGTTATTTATTTTGCAATAGTTTTGTGGCTGGCTCGTCTTACTGGGAAACCAGAAAGTGATAGTTGGTACTGGATAGCAACTTTAACTAATGGCTTGTTGTGGCCATGGCTGTTTGTTCTATTGCGTGATATTCGTCGCTACTTCCATGTGGTATAA